The Vespa velutina chromosome 15, iVesVel2.1, whole genome shotgun sequence DNA window TCGTTATGTTTCTTCATTGATTTATCATCCACAAAGTAATAATGAAGAAGATTTAATATTCAGCACAAATAActctttatttacatattactattatatttggCAAGATTTTGCGATTATTTTATaagcatataaaaaaataataaaaaagcatataaaaaggtaaaaaaaaaaaaaattcaaaaaagaaaaaaaaaaatatgattcatTTTGTAAacatattatagaaattttaactcgtaaaaagttaaaacaactttaaaatgcattatatcattaaatcattatttaatagagCTCTTTAAttataaggaagaaaatttatacgatttcttattatacatatttatattgcaAACCATTCTCTAAATTTTCGATTTAGCACGTTGTGAACGATTGTGAATGATCGTTAATTGAAAGATCTATTGTTTATATCTCGTTCGCACATTTTATTTGGAATTGTAGGTCTGATAATATTATCGGATAAACAGAATAAAAGGCAATTTTTTGCATTTCAATTGATAAGAAGGAAGCACGTCACgcaattatagttatttagtATACGATATACTTAGATTCACCCGATATTACGTGCTGAAGTAATTGACTAGAACAAATCTATGATAATTTGTCGTCTTTCACCGACAAAGGAAAGTAGATACTTCAATGTATTTTTAGTCATATAACCAGTCTGCCAGTCTATCTATTTgatacgaagaaagagaaccgATCATCTGTTTGTTCCAAGAGTATCGATCATATTTCAAATTACGCGAGTGTTGGAGAGAGATCACGTGAACGATCTTTAAAAGGAGGgaaatttgaaagagaaattatttggTGACCAATGCACGCTTTAGAAGTTATAGTTTACATCTTTGcattatgaaatagaaaatcattGCCAATATTCTTCCCATGAAAACGAACGATGCTATTTATGCATGTAGAACGTTCCACATGTGGTGCTGTGagaatttttacgatttgTGCGTGGTTATCATGTACCATAAGTGGGatataaattctcttttactattaacaaaaaaaaaaaacaaaaaaaaagatgaaagataaaaaaacggTTGTCAAAGCTTTATTAAGTACCGCTGACATAAACGAGAAACAAATAGTTGTAAgtaaactttctctctctctctctctcactctctctctctcttcctctctctctctctctctctctctctctctctctctgtctctctcattttctatcttttcttctctcgttaGCCGTCACAAGCGGTAATATACATAAGCGGTATGAATAGGATATGTTTGAGGATATTGGAAGACCAAATGTAGGCTAGCTTCCTTGCTCTCAAAAATATACCATTTGTACTGAgaaattttgagaaaaaaaaaaatgtagacgATTCAATTTCACAAGAATCCTCCGAGAAATGATAAACAACGCCACTGGTTATAGGTACACATTAAGAACGTTAAGAAAAGGGGGACGTTGATCACGTGTTCGTTGTTCTTTGTATATTGTTCAGCGGACACTACAAAGAAAGCATTTGCagtaatgagagaaaaaaaaaaagcgggaAAATGTTTATGTTCTTGTTTTATCTTAGCATAGGCTTTAGTtatttcaaactttttttctGTACACATGGATATACTTAGGAAGAAATACGATAAAtgtgattataatgaaaaatgaaacaaaaaaaaaaaagatggatatTGTTATGGTAAAGATTGAAAAGAAGCCACTAAACAAAATGATTAaagggaaaaatgaaaaaggaaaaaaaaaaaaaacaaggataaACTTCAGAGTAAGCACGTTTGTtctcgtaataattattatacaattcataatttttgtatttttgtcaAATATTAACCGATCGACCGAGAATGCAAAATGCATTACGCCACTACTGCtaactattatataattattaaaaataataatagctaCTACtgtgtataaatatgaatatataagaataaatgtattaaagaaATCTTGTAATTCAAGTACCTGCTGTGCTTGGAAGACATTTTgaactttataattttatcagtACTAAGTACGTAGTATTTTGTGCATTCTTtacgatttataaatacatatacatattaaggAACACACCCTAACGGCATCGGATTATTAATAGCCTCACTAATGGAGAACTTGTAAAATTCTGTGagcatattaatatatttatcctttaataatagtaattgaGCAGTACACCTCTGTGTAAACAATTATTCCTGTTATTATTCGATCATGCAAttaaaaggatatataaatgACCATGTTTCGCAGCAGTCGAGAATAAAAGCTATAACGGACTGTTGCAATACTGTCTCtaacgtttgttttttttataagatccCCAACAGAcgtttaaattttttcaaaccaataccattcttctctttttttttcttgttttttttttttcttgtttttttgttttttttttttttgttttgtttttttggaCCCCCTACTTAATTCCAACcgattatagaaataaacggGATCGTTCGATAGAGGatcaaaatgtttttatttcgaatttgaATGATTACGAATTGTATACATGGCTTTTTAATCGCTTTTAAAAATTGCATAATAATTACAGATGACAGTACTTTTGTCAATTGAGTTGGTAAACGCAATTGAAGATGGTCGAAAACGAATGACAAATGTCATTCTAATTTgtcaaaagataatattatattcgaaaaacttttatattgtttttaattaaagttcTTGGAAAGATTGCTCTCCATAGCCGTTTTTATGGCcttttataaatgtttgtgttttaattataattgtaagaaaatcgaatacaaatacaatatcaatgatataatatataacctCAATGGCGAGGTTTCTGGCTAAGTAAGTGCGTAATTAAACATCCTTGAGGAGCGTCATTATTCTTCAGTCTTCTTCGTCAGTAATATGTGCCGAAATACAAATagtttataaacattttatttcaacaaaCAATATGTCTAGTACGTGGTATCAACAAGTGTTTGCCCTAGATGCCAAATACAATGCACAACGTGCAAATAAATTGCCTACATTAGGTGGGTAATATTTCTAAGTTCttcgaagaaattatttaattgtatatatcataatgttattttttttttttttttttttttttttttttttttttttttttttttttttccataattacAGGCATGCTTTATATTCGTAGACGAAATCAATTATTGAGAGAAAAACCATTTAAGGAGGACGATATTCGTACACAGTACTTGAAATTACGTtcagatttattatataaacgatatggAGAGAATATTGATCAAAATAACATTATGAACAATTCTTTACAAGAAGAAACTTCAGAGAATGTACCAAAATCTCATTTTGTTCAAAAGAAATCAACAGCAGAGAATTTTGCTTTTGCTGGAGTTCATCACGCTTTCGATCAACATACTGCAGCTGTAATAATGCTTAAATTTGCCAATAATGATAGATCCAGATTAGGATGTGCATCTTTAGATGGAACTCTATCGATATGCGAAGTTGTTAACACACCACCACAAGTATTTGCTGTACTTGAAGGTCATCAGAAAGGAGTTACAGCTTTTGATTGGAGTATCAGCAATGATTTGATAGTATCATCTTCTCTGGATGCTACTATACGTCTTTGGAAAGTACATGCAGAACCTAAGTGTTTACGAGTGGTTAAAGATCCACAAAACGCAGAAATTTTTTGTTGTGCATTTATACCagctaataataatttagtaGTTACTGGTAATTCACACGGGTTGattcaaattttaaatgtatcaACAGGAATCTATACACGTGGTGGTTCATGCAAACTTGGGGAAaaggtatattattataatcttttattttcaattattagaacgttaatatattaattatttttatttaagattttatCATTAACTTGTGAAGAAAGTGGTGGCTCATTGATATGGGCAGGAAGCGATAGAGGTACTATTACTTCATTACAATTAGAGGCTAGGACAGGAAGGCTTTCAAAATTGCAAAGAGTTCAGAAATTAAATAGTATGATAACCAGCCTCTCTTGGCGTTCTTGGCATTCGAAAGAAATACCATGGCCAGTCTTTTTAGCAAGTACCGCTTGCAATGCAGTATTATTGTATCGCGTTGCTGATAATCAGGGTTCtctgaaattattgaaaaaatatcctATTAAGCACAGGTATTCTATtcaagtaattttttcttttgccaatattacaatattaattattgcatattaattattgcagACTTCATTGTATAAGATCTACATTTTGTCCCCAAATGGGAGCTTGTTTAATAGCAACTGGTTCAGAAGATGGTGCAATTCATCTTTTTGATTCTTCCAAAGATGGTAAAGCTGCAAGAGTAAATCTACTTCATGGTCATGCAAGACCTGTACTTGctctttcgtttaattatgACGAATCATTTCTCGCTTCTGGAGATCATCAAGGACTTGTTATTTTATGGCGCAATCACCAACGCCATTTGTAGTCATTATtcacttaattaattaattttgatttctgtttaattattaatacattgcAGTATAAAACTGATAGGAGAAAGAGCAATTTATTGCTTGCtaaataagtattaataattatatatatatatatatatatattacggatgtatgtatatataattattaatacatatatatatatatatatatgtctcaaAAATATGTACAGTATTTGATTAAAAGTACAACTAACTCAAACAGTGAAAAACTTAGAGTAgtagataatttatttttaaacattgtaattatatacaaaagaaaataagcaaGGATGACAAGATCCTTCAAAATGTTTTTCACCTAAAATAGTATACTATTAATTTACACTTTATGCAATACTTTTCTGAGATTCGTTACAAAATTGATCGAAATACAACTATATATCTCGTTCTCATCACAgatctattaataatacatagagATTAACACTATCACGTGGTTTTGTATAAACTGATttgtcaaatataataatattttgccgTTGCTAAAAATAAGCGTTAAGTCATGGTATAATTCTTTTTGCAATGCTGTGATGCTTAAAAGAAATACTTTACcctagaaataataatatcaagaaAAACATAAGAGTGAcgttaaatagataaatgagCATTGATTGTGATTGACTGGGTAAAGTGTAGTGAAATTTTCATTAGGCTGCTATTGTTGGTAAAGACTATCGTCCATTAGTTGATTAATTGTatgttcaaatataatttttatcttttgtattatttaaagatGATTGATATTAAATCATGTATTAGCAAAATATTGCCAACACAAGATTTATATCACATCAATTAATCAACTATTAGACTAtcatctaaatatataaatatttacatgtattaCAAAGTTACTTATGATAATTCTGTCATAGCATAAACAAATCTGTCGCTGATATGAAATACTGTGGATATAAAGCCAGTAATATTAATTCGCGCAACACATTTGATATTATGCTACAGCACCttataaacatattataacacattttctctttgtacATTATATGTATGCAATCATGCAACTACATATGTTGATAAAttctaacaaaattttatatttctttctaataacaAACTATGTTCAGCAATTTGTTAACTAGACATGATCATTATTGCACAAAATCttgaatttaaatgttaattccATTATATAACACTCGCTTAAGTATGCAAATGATTTATGTATACTGTACATAAGCACTGAATAGCCCTTTTTTCACTATCATTGTTactcgataatattataatttttcctaTTGAAATTTAAAGCCTGTAATGTCAAGACtgaaacaaatagaaatgataCTTATAAAATAGGCACAAAATTGCTCGATGAATGAAAGGCTAAAGAGCTGTCCACTGCTCAAATGTTACAGTACTTTGTTGACTTTTTTTACTGTATCATTTGGCAGAGTTTATTATAGTCACAGTATCGATTACTTGCGACTATATTTcgtttcttgcttttttttttctttttttttcttttttttcttttttctttttttctttttttaagtatcCTATATCCGAATCAATCCAAAAGCCCACATCGGTGTATACTCTGTACATTTTGCTTTTgttacatttacattttaatactaatttttatatatacagtcataaaatatcaatattgcGACAATATCAATCTCGTCGGCACCAATTGCACCACTGCACTTCCACAATGAATTGTTTCGGACGGACTTCAATTAAACTGATTTCCTCAAAATATCATTGTGCACTATAAATTGCTTCAGTCAAGCGTTAGAACGCTACATTATTAGCAGactcaattttcttttcattgtcattttgataaatttttggCGAAATTGGATCATTATCTATTTCACATTGTAAATCCTCCTGAGGCACCTTTGGCGAAGTATTGTCATCTACCAAATTTGACAAATTACATTGGTCTTCCGTTACTTTCATATTTTCCAGCAAATCTAACGTATGCGCTTTTTCAGTTCTTAATAGATCTTCCTTATCTTCATATACTTGTTTCAGAGGAACAAAAGTGGTATCTACTGCATTATTCCCtgctaataaatttaattttaggCGGTCTCTGGTATGCCTTAATTCTCCTAGTTGATATTGTTTAAAATGTTCATGCTCATTTGTCTGGCTATTATTAGTACATTCTTCTTCCTGATTGCAGTCTACTTCgtcttgttcttcttcatttACTGATGCGGAACAAGCGCCAGGAAAGAATTGACTAACATATTTACTATCGCTGGTTGGAAATTGAAACGGACGATTTGAACTACTCACATAAAATTCTTCATTTCctataaatagagaaatatataaattcataaaatttttgtaaacgaccaatgtaataataaatttcatccaTACCAGCTCGATTTATATCCTCGTAATCCAAGGGATACATATCTAATCTTGGCTCATTCATTAGTTCCTCCCAATCTGTACAATAATTACATTGTTTCGATGGattgtgaaaatatataaatatcttaatcttaatttttatttgtattgattttattttctaatataaaataaaaagatttacctGTATACGAAGTTGGTTCCCATGTAGTGGTAGCTTGACCTTGGATGTCATTAGCTAATGTTTCTTTTGGATACTCATATACACAATGATAGCGTTGCTTCTTGAACCATACACTCTTCTTTTGAtcctaaataatttatattattggtaAAGTTgtagaaaaaagttattaaattacATCTACATTTAGTATAAGTCTAGCATGTGTAGCAAATAAGTATATGCGCTAAATACCTCAAATTAAATCTGCAAGAGAAAGGGTCACGAGAAGGAGATTAAAAGACATGCTTTGTTCTGTGTTTAAATGATTGACACACCTACCAATTCGTCCTAGCAGCAgatgtaagaaagaagaataatatttcgtgtaaaataatatctatgacTAGCGTTTATTTACgcaattaattttgataatgtGTGAAACTTACTCCGCTCTTTAATGTTTTATCTGGAGACCTTAACGCAGACCTATGTGGTGCTAATGTTGCATTCCAAGCCGATGGTGtgaattcttcttcttcttcatcttctgcGTCAACTTCTTCTCTTAACTCGGCCTgttctacttctactttttcATTGCTCAAAGTACTTTTGATTTGTATTTGTTCCGCATGAGGCTCGCTGTATCGCTATAACAATTCAAATCGTATTGACATAAATTATACACTCTTAACTAgactatat harbors:
- the LOC124954523 gene encoding WD repeat-containing protein 13-like isoform X2; translated protein: MNNSLQEETSENVPKSHFVQKKSTAENFAFAGVHHAFDQHTAAVIMLKFANNDRSRLGCASLDGTLSICEVVNTPPQVFAVLEGHQKGVTAFDWSISNDLIVSSSLDATIRLWKVHAEPKCLRVVKDPQNAEIFCCAFIPANNNLVVTGNSHGLIQILNVSTGIYTRGGSCKLGEKILSLTCEESGGSLIWAGSDRGTITSLQLEARTGRLSKLQRVQKLNSMITSLSWRSWHSKEIPWPVFLASTACNAVLLYRVADNQGSLKLLKKYPIKHRLHCIRSTFCPQMGACLIATGSEDGAIHLFDSSKDGKAARVNLLHGHARPVLALSFNYDESFLASGDHQGLVILWRNHQRHL
- the LOC124954523 gene encoding WD repeat-containing protein 13-like isoform X1, which produces MSSTWYQQVFALDAKYNAQRANKLPTLGMLYIRRRNQLLREKPFKEDDIRTQYLKLRSDLLYKRYGENIDQNNIMNNSLQEETSENVPKSHFVQKKSTAENFAFAGVHHAFDQHTAAVIMLKFANNDRSRLGCASLDGTLSICEVVNTPPQVFAVLEGHQKGVTAFDWSISNDLIVSSSLDATIRLWKVHAEPKCLRVVKDPQNAEIFCCAFIPANNNLVVTGNSHGLIQILNVSTGIYTRGGSCKLGEKILSLTCEESGGSLIWAGSDRGTITSLQLEARTGRLSKLQRVQKLNSMITSLSWRSWHSKEIPWPVFLASTACNAVLLYRVADNQGSLKLLKKYPIKHRLHCIRSTFCPQMGACLIATGSEDGAIHLFDSSKDGKAARVNLLHGHARPVLALSFNYDESFLASGDHQGLVILWRNHQRHL